One Arachis hypogaea cultivar Tifrunner chromosome 2, arahy.Tifrunner.gnm2.J5K5, whole genome shotgun sequence genomic window, TTTGACACATTGCCAGTATCCAAAGATACATCTCCTTTTATCTGAAGCTGTGGACCCCAATTTGCATAAGTGAAAACATTTGATGAACATTTTTGCATGACTGAAGACAACATATTATTTGGTGAAGTCCATAACCAAAACATAATTAAAGGAATCACATCACGTGCCAATCCTTCATAGCCACACAAAGAAATATGTCCAAGGTTTCTTAATCTTGCTAGCGCACCGGGCACTTGTGCTATGGCAGTGTTATCAGCTTTTAGCACTGCCAAAGATTCCATttgttccacatcttcttctAACTTATCAATCTTTGAACACCCAGAGAGGATGAGAGTTTCAAGAGATGTCAACTTGTATATGCTTCTTGGAAGTACAGAAAGGTTTGTACAACCTTCTATATTGATATGAAGGATGTTTTTTAGAGTTCCAATGGTATAGGAAATCAAAGACAATTCTGTACAATCCTTGAGTACTAACTTCTCAAGATTAGGTAGGTATGAAAAATCTGGGGTTTTGATCAAGTCATGTGAATGACTAAGATTTAAAATCTTCAGCTGCTTCAAcaactaaaagaaaagaaaatttcaagGCTTATGTTAGAATACAATACAAGCTTACGAATTATATGTACACGTTAGGATTCTTACCAGGGACCTCTTCCACAGAACTCTGAGTTTGCTGTTTTCTAACTCAATGGAAATTATATTTGGTTGATAGCAGTCTATGGGAGTGTGTCTCAAAGGAAATCCATGCCAACTCATCCATCTAAGATATCTTGAAACATGTTTGAACTCTCCATTAAGTTGTACACCGGCGAGTTGAAGCAATTTAAGTTTAGTCATATTCTTAAATGCTTCTTTACTCAAACAAATGGAATTGGTCATTGGCAACTTCAAACTCAATCCCTTAACCTTTAAATCTGTTCCCTAAATGAAATGAAAATGGAATATTAATTAATGGGAGTTGGAAATTAGCAAAAGCAGTATAACAATTAGATTTAATTTTTCAACAAATAGtgcttatttcttttttaatgtcTCTCCCCCATTTGGGAACTCTTAATGTTAGCTTTGACAGCACTTTTATTGAAACTAATTGGTTCGTCCCTTTATAAATGTGAAAAAAGTTATTTCTTTATCACATGATACTGATCATTGTTGAACACAATTTAGTCTAGTAAGAGATTGAATTTGGCAGAGGAAAAATTTAATCATACACTTTTGGTACTAGTTACCTATGATTTTGACAATGATAGTTAATTACGAACATAAATATTGCATCTTATCTCTATCTAAAATGTAAATCATACCTCATGATTCTCTAAGAGTTCAAGCACTTTCTCATCATACCATAATCTACTTCGCTCTTCAAGTTCAGGTGATTTCTCACAAATTATTGCTCTTCCCATATCTCTTAACAAGTCATGCATTCCAAGCATATTATTGTTATCAACAGTTATAAGGTTTCGCTCTTTAAGTgcactgattccaatttctgcACGGAGTCCACAACCATTTAATATCTTCACAACATCATTCCGATCCATCCCAATAAAAAAGCATGCAATGTCAAGGAATATTTCCTTTTCATAATTCTTACTTAAACCATCAAAACTTATTTGTAGTTTCTTCTGGACTTTAtcatggggaattgatttcagaGTATCCAATGCACTTTCCCATTCTTTTATTCCCATATTAAACAAATGGGATCCAAGAACTTCCAGAGCCAGTGGCAATCCATTAGAATATTCAACTACATCTCTAGATAGCTTGACAAACTCTTCTTTTGGACATGCTTGTTTGAATGCATGCCAGCTAAAAAGCTCAAGGGATTCAGCCCTATTCATCTTTTCTAGATTGAATGTGAGTTTACACACTCGAAGAAGATCATTATATCTTGTTGTGATGATTACTACGCTCCCAGGACCACACCATTCACCACTACCACACAAAGCATTGAGTTGGTCCAAATCAGTCACATCGTCAAGCACAATGAGTACCCTTTTAGCACTAAGCCTTTCCTTTAATATTTGCATCCCTGAATCAATGTTACGTATGTGTATACTCGTTGCAATGAATATATCCTCAAGAAGTTGCTGTTGCAAGAGAACCTTTCCATTATCTTGCTTCCATGTTTCTCTAATGTTCAGGAGGAAGCTCCTGCCATCAAAATCGCGACGAATTTTATTATAGATGGCTTTGGCAATAGTCGTTTTACCTACGCCCCCCATGCCCTTTATCCCAAGTATCAGAACATCTTTTGTCTTTTGAATGTTTGACTCTTCAATCAACTTTTGCACACGAGGTTCTACTCCCACTGGATGCGCTGCAACGAACAACTCTGTCTTATCTAATAAACGAGTAACGTGTTCAACAATTCTTTTGATATCTTCACTTTCGTTCCTATAAAATATAAAGAGCAGAGATAAGCAGCAAAGTCAGTTATCACATTAGCACAAGATGAAATAATCAATTAGAAAACTCTAAACTAGCTACCAAATAATATATAAGTGTGTATGAGACTTTAAAATACAAATACCAGGAGTTGATCACAGTCGTCCCTGGAAAGCTACTAACTTCACGAAGATCTGTTCTCCAACTTTGCACCTTATCTTCTTCCACCGATCTTCGACTTATAAGACTTTCAAAAGCTTTCCCAAAGTCAGTCTCTTTCTTTTGATAACGTATATCTGAGGGATCTACTCCGTAGAATATGGGGTAAACCACTTGACCTTTTGTTCTATGGCAAACCATGATATTCTCAAGCTCTTGCAGGCACCATTTTGAATCAGCATAGTGGGTTGAAAAAACAATGACAGAACATGCAGACAATCCAATTGCTTTTAACAATGCGATTGAAATCCGTTCTCCCCTTTGAAGtccatcaaca contains:
- the LOC112727525 gene encoding disease resistance protein RPP2A isoform X3; the protein is MSYYQSAERIPDPSWKYDVYLSFRGQDTRYRFISDLYEALTRAGILALLDDEEIQLGDQISYILVQAIEASRLFVVVFSESYAASTWCLKELTKIMECRSTRGQTVIPLYYNVDPSDVRHQRGPFEKALLRHMDRYENEIVHAWRAALTQATELSGFLITGDSNEVELVGVIVEHITTLLASKDLFIARHPVGVQSRTEYVIQMLHSRKPEDVVLMGIWGMGGVGKTTIAKSVYNQIHRHFDRPMFLPNIWEMWENNQQVFLQDRLLNGICKAQINVQNIASGVALLRERLRLERVFLVLDDVNNIEQLNALCGGREWFGAGSIIIITTRDRRLLRMIGVDYVYQVKEMDYNESLQLFCWNAFGKATPLTEFARLAEDVVAYCGGLPLALETIGCQLYGKMKDEWENVLGGLKRFPHPDVHQVLKLSFDGLNDDREKEIFLDIASFCIGMERGEVLKTLNYGFGISEHGISFLEEQSLITFDEKDRVRMHPLLRDMGREIVREQSQTDAQRRTYDVFVSFRGKDTRPTFTSHLHTSLRNAGIAAYKDDDDVDGLQRGERISIALLKAIGLSACSVIVFSTHYADSKWCLQELENIMVCHRTKGQVVYPIFYGVDPSDIRYQKKETDFGKAFESLISRRSVEEDKVQSWRTDLREVSSFPGTTVINSWNESEDIKRIVEHVTRLLDKTELFVAAHPVGVEPRVQKLIEESNIQKTKDVLILGIKGMGGVGKTTIAKAIYNKIRRDFDGRSFLLNIRETWKQDNGKVLLQQQLLEDIFIATSIHIRNIDSGMQILKERLSAKRVLIVLDDVTDLDQLNALCGSGEWCGPGSVVIITTRYNDLLRVCKLTFNLEKMNRAESLELFSWHAFKQACPKEEFVKLSRDVVEYSNGLPLALEVLGSHLFNMGIKEWESALDTLKSIPHDKVQKKLQISFDGLSKNYEKEIFLDIACFFIGMDRNDVVKILNGCGLRAEIGISALKERNLITVDNNNMLGMHDLLRDMGRAIICEKSPELEERSRLWYDEKVLELLENHEGTDLKVKGLSLKLPMTNSICLSKEAFKNMTKLKLLQLAGVQLNGEFKHVSRYLRWMSWHGFPLRHTPIDCYQPNIISIELENSKLRVLWKRSLLLKQLKILNLSHSHDLIKTPDFSYLPNLEKLVLKDCTELSLISYTIGTLKNILHINIEGCTNLSVLPRSIYKLTSLETLILSGCSKIDKLEEDVEQMESLAVLKADNTAIAQVPGALARLRNLGHISLCGYEGLARDVIPLIMFWLWTSPNNMLSSVMQKCSSNVFTYANWGPQLQIKGDVSLDTGNVSNCNELVMHISESKSSLNSLLTQMGVDNSFTEILQKTISQIFP
- the LOC112727525 gene encoding disease resistance protein RPP2A isoform X1, which encodes MSYYQSAERIPDPSWKYDVYLSFRGQDTRYRFISDLYEALTRAGILALLDDEEIQLGDQISYILVQAIEASRLFVVVFSESYAASTWCLKELTKIMECRSTRGQTVIPLYYNVDPSDVRHQRGPFEKALLRHMDRYENEIVHAWRAALTQATELSGFLITGDSNEVELVGVIVEHITTLLASKDLFIARHPVGVQSRTEYVIQMLHSRKPEDVVLMGIWGMGGVGKTTIAKSVYNQIHRHFDRPMFLPNIWEMWENNQQVFLQDRLLNGICKAQINVQNIASGVALLRERLRLERVFLVLDDVNNIEQLNALCGGREWFGAGSIIIITTRDRRLLRMIGVDYVYQVKEMDYNESLQLFCWNAFGKATPLTEFARLAEDVVAYCGGLPLALETIGCQLYGKMKDEWENVLGGLKRFPHPDVHQVLKLSFDGLNDDREKEIFLDIASFCIGMERGEVLKTLNYGFGISEHGISFLEEQSLITFDEKDRVRMHPLLRDMGREIVREQSQTDAQRRTYDVFVSFRGKDTRPTFTSHLHTSLRNAGIAAYKDDDDVDGLQRGERISIALLKAIGLSACSVIVFSTHYADSKWCLQELENIMVCHRTKGQVVYPIFYGVDPSDIRYQKKETDFGKAFESLISRRSVEEDKVQSWRTDLREVSSFPGTTVINSWNESEDIKRIVEHVTRLLDKTELFVAAHPVGVEPRVQKLIEESNIQKTKDVLILGIKGMGGVGKTTIAKAIYNKIRRDFDGRSFLLNIRETWKQDNGKVLLQQQLLEDIFIATSIHIRNIDSGMQILKERLSAKRVLIVLDDVTDLDQLNALCGSGEWCGPGSVVIITTRYNDLLRVCKLTFNLEKMNRAESLELFSWHAFKQACPKEEFVKLSRDVVEYSNGLPLALEVLGSHLFNMGIKEWESALDTLKSIPHDKVQKKLQISFDGLSKNYEKEIFLDIACFFIGMDRNDVVKILNGCGLRAEIGISALKERNLITVDNNNMLGMHDLLRDMGRAIICEKSPELEERSRLWYDEKVLELLENHEGTDLKVKGLSLKLPMTNSICLSKEAFKNMTKLKLLQLAGVQLNGEFKHVSRYLRWMSWHGFPLRHTPIDCYQPNIISIELENSKLRVLWKRSLLLKQLKILNLSHSHDLIKTPDFSYLPNLEKLVLKDCTELSLISYTIGTLKNILHINIEGCTNLSVLPRSIYKLTSLETLILSGCSKIDKLEEDVEQMESLAVLKADNTAIAQVPGALARLRNLGHISLCGYEGLARDVIPLIMFWLWTSPNNMLSSVMQKCSSNVFTYANWGPQLQIKGDVSLDTGNVSNCNELVMHISESKSSLNSLLTQMGVDNSFTEILQKTISQQMHDPDALSA
- the LOC112727525 gene encoding disease resistance protein RPP2A isoform X2, translated to MSYYQSAERIPDPSWKYDVYLSFRGQDTRYRFISDLYEALTRAGILALLDDEEIQLGDQISYILVQAIEASRLFVVVFSESYAASTWCLKELTKIMECRSTRGQTVIPLYYNVDPSDVRHQRGPFEKALLRHMDRYENEIVHAWRAALTQATELSGFLITGDSNEVELVGVIVEHITTLLASKDLFIARHPVGVQSRTEYVIQMLHSRKPEDVVLMGIWGMGGVGKTTIAKSVYNQIHRHFDRPMFLPNIWEMWENNQQVFLQDRLLNGICKAQINVQNIASGVALLRERLRLERVFLVLDDVNNIEQLNALCGGREWFGAGSIIIITTRDRRLLRMIGVDYVYQVKEMDYNESLQLFCWNAFGKATPLTEFARLAEDVVAYCGGLPLALETIGCQLYGKMKDEWENVLGGLKRFPHPDVHQVLKLSFDGLNDDREKEIFLDIASFCIGMERGEVLKTLNYGFGISEHGISFLEEQSLITFDEKDRVRMHPLLRDMGREIVREQSQTDAQRRTYDVFVSFRGKDTRPTFTSHLHTSLRNAGIAAYKDDDDVDGLQRGERISIALLKAIGLSACSVIVFSTHYADSKWCLQELENIMVCHRTKGQVVYPIFYGVDPSDIRYQKKETDFGKAFESLISRRSVEEDKVQSWRTDLREVSSFPGTTVINSWNESEDIKRIVEHVTRLLDKTELFVAAHPVGVEPRVQKLIEESNIQKTKDVLILGIKGMGGVGKTTIAKAIYNKIRRDFDGRSFLLNIRETWKQDNGKVLLQQQLLEDIFIATSIHIRNIDSGMQILKERLSAKRVLIVLDDVTDLDQLNALCGSGEWCGPGSVVIITTRYNDLLRVCKLTFNLEKMNRAESLELFSWHAFKQACPKEEFVKLSRDVVEYSNGLPLALEVLGSHLFNMGIKEWESALDTLKSIPHDKVQKKLQISFDGLSKNYEKEIFLDIACFFIGMDRNDVVKILNGCGLRAEIGISALKERNLITVDNNNMLGMHDLLRDMGRAIICEKSPELEERSRLWYDEKVLELLENHEGTDLKVKGLSLKLPMTNSICLSKEAFKNMTKLKLLQLAGVQLNGEFKHVSRYLRWMSWHGFPLRHTPIDCYQPNIISIELENSKLRVLWKRSLLLKQLKILNLSHSHDLIKTPDFSYLPNLEKLVLKDCTELSLISYTIGTLKNILHINIEGCTNLSVLPRSIYKLTSLETLILSGCSKIDKLEEDVEQMESLAVLKADNTAIAQVPGALARLRNLGHISLCGYEGLARDVIPLIMFWLWTSPNNMLSSVMQKCSSNVFTYANWGPQLQIKGDVSLDTGNVSNCNELVMHISESKSSLNSLLTQMGVDNSFTEILQKTISQMHDPDALSA